The nucleotide window TATATCCATGGGCTTGGGTACAGTCTTGTTGTGAAACGAGGTGCCATTAGAGCGCGGATGGCGACAAAGTTGCCAAAAGAAATTCGGCTAAGGCGGCAGAAAACGTTACCCTATGCAACTGAATTTCCCGCACTTGCCTGAGGTTACCTCCGTGTTCTCCCAATTCGCCCTGCATGAACGCCTGCTTAAAGCCGTGGCCGAGCTTAAATTTGTCGAGCCGACCCCGGTGCAGGCCGCGGCCATCCCCCTGGCCCTGCAAGGGCGCGACCTGCGTGTGACTGCGCAGACCGGCAGTGGCAAGACGGCGGCCTTCGTACTGCCGCTGCTCAACCGCCTGGTCGACCTGAAAGGTGGGCGCGTCGAGATCCGTGCGCTGATCCTGCTGCCGACCCGCGAGCTGGCCCAGCAAACCTTGAAGCAGGTGGAGCTGTTCTCGCAGTTCACCTATATCAAGGCGGGCCTGGTGACCGGCGGCGAAGACTTCAAGGAGCAGGCCGCCATGCTACGCAAGGTGCCGGACGTGCTGATCGGCACCCCGGGCCGCCTGCTTGAGCAGCTCAACGCCGGCAACCTCGACCTGTCCCACGTGCAGGTACTTATCCTCGACGAAGCTGACCGCATGCTGGACATGGGCTTTGCCGAAGACATGGAGCGCCTGTGCAAGGAGTGCGAGAACCGCGAGCAGACCCTGCTGTTCTCCGCCACCACCGGTGGCGCTGCCCTGCGCGACATCATCGGCAAGGTGCTGAAAGACCCTGAGCACCTGATGCTCAACAGCGTCTCGCAGCTGGCCGAAGGCACCCGCCAGCAGATCATCACCGCCGACCACGACCAGCACAAAGAGCACATTGCGCAGTGGCTGCTGGCCAACGAAACCTTCGACAAGGCGATCATCTTCACCAACACCCGCGCCATGGCCGACCGCATCTACGGTCACCTGGTGGCCAAGGACGTGAAGGCTTTCGTGTTGCACGGCGAGAAGGACCAGAAAGACCGCAAACTGGCCATCGAGCGCTTCAAGCAGGGCAGCTCCAAGGTGCTGGTGGCTACCGACGTGGCGGCTCGCGGCCTGGATATCGACGGCCTGGACCTGGTGATCAACTTCGACATGCCTCGCAGCGGTGACGAGTACGTACACCGCGTGGGCCGTACCGGCCGTGCCGGTGGCGAAGGCCTGGCGATCTCGCTGATCACCCACAACGACTGGAACCTGATGTCGAGCATCGAACGCTACCTCAAGCAGCAGTTCGAGCGCCGTGTGATCAAGGAAGTGAAAGGCACCTACAGCGGGCCGAAGAAGGTCAAGGCCTCGGGCAAGGCTGTTGGCGCCAAGAAGAAGAAAGTTGACAAGAAAACCGGCGACAAGAAAGCTGCCGCCAAGCGCAAGCCAACCGCCAAACCGCGGGCCAATGCACCTCTGGCCAGCGCTGACGGCCTGGCGCCGCTGAAAAAGCGCAAGCCTTCTGCTGAATAAGTAGCTATCAAGGCCCTATCGACGGCAAGCCAGCTCCCACAGGGAAACCATAGACGCTGAATTCAGCGGGACTTGTGGGGCTGGCTTGCCGGCGATGGAGCCATCGAAGGCAACCGGTCAATCAGCCTTCTTCTCCGCCGTTTTCAGTTCCTTGATCCGCTGGTCTATCAGCTGGCACTTGTCGGGCAAGTCCTTGCTCGCCGTCCCTAGATCCATCCCTTGAAGCTCGTCGTTGATCTCCTTCGCCTTCTGCGGGTTCTGCTCGGTCAACTGGGTAACCAACCCGGCCAGCTCTTCACGTTTCTGCGTGGCTTCTTCCGGCGTGCAGGCCCAGACGGGCAGGGCGCAGGACAGGGCAATGACGCAGGTAATCGGCAGCAGCGGTTTCATCCTTTTTACCTCTAGCGGTGGCTATGCGCGGTGGAACATTGCGGCGGCAAGCAAGTTCAGCCTTGGCGACCGATGGCGCAGAAGCGTTATCCCCTGGCGAGGTGAGGCCGCGCCGTCATGTCTATTTCCAACGCCTTCATCACGATCAGAAACGACTTCAGCGTAGGATTGCCATGCTCGCTGAATGACCTGTAAAGCTGCTCTCGGGACAGCCCAGTCTCTTTCGCCAGTTCGCTCATGCCCTTGGCGCGTGCAACCACGCCGACAGCTTTAGCGACATAGCTGGCATCGCCGGTTTCAAGTGCATCGGTCATGAACTGCGCGATTGCTTCAGGTGTCGTGAGGTACGCGGCAGGATCGAATTCAGAGAAGGTTTCAGTCATTTTGCATCCTCCACGAACGCAGAATCTGGTGGGCAACCTTGATGTCTCGCTTTTGACTGCTTTTGTCGCCGCCACAGAGCAGAATGACGAAGGTGCTGCCCGTCTGATGGAAGTACACCCGGTAGCCAGGACCATAGTGAATTTTGAGCTCACTCACGCCATGGCCTACCGGAGATACGTCGCCAGGCAGACCCTCCATCAACCGGTTGATCCGAGAAATGATTCGGGCTCTGGCGCTTAAGTCCCGTAGTCCGGTCACCCAATGTCTGAAACTGCTGGATTCGATTTTCTTCATCGAGTGAATGTAGTTTATAAACTACACCAGGCGAGGCAGCAAATGGTTTCTGTCTATTGCTGCCTACGCGGCTTCAGACTGTAGCATCCATCCAGCCTTCATCTTTCGGAACACCGCTTGCGCCGGCAGGTCCCAACCTGTGTACCCCTTCCGTCCACAGCAGGAGCCCGTAGCCATGAGCATCGCCTACGATTGGGACCTGATCGAACGTCTGCTGCACGAAGTGCAGAACGGCGCCGGTCACAGCTTTACGCCACGCCCCTATGCCGAACAGCACGCCGCGGCGCAGGCCGCCAAAGGTGAGCCGGTGGGGGACCTGGACCACCTTAAAACCCATGCTTGCGAGTATGAAAAGTTGCTGTTCGAGCGTGGCTTCATCGAAAGCCGCCCGGAAGAAGAGGGCGGCAATGGCGAAAACTTCGTGCTGACCGAGCGCGGGTTACGCTTGTTGAGCCTGATCGACAGCAGCATCCCGGGCTTCGAACACCCGCGCCAGGTGCTGGACGAACAGGCGGATGCGCTGGATGAGGCAACCTTCGAACAGGTGTCTTCGAAGGCGCAGATCGCTTGAGGTCGTTTTGAGGCTGGCAAGAGCGGGTAGGGAAACCCGATAATCGGTAGCTTCTGAATACTGCCGAGCCTTTGCCCATGCTTTCTATCACCCCACAGGCCCGCCTATGAGCGCGGTCCGCAAGAACCCTGACGCCTTTGCCTTTCAGGTGATGCTGGGGCTGTGCCTGATCTGGGGTTGCCAGCAGGTGCTGATCAAGACCGCCGCCGTCGACATCGCGCCGGTGATGCAGGCCGCGCTGCGCAATGGCATCGCAGCTGTGCTGGTGGCGCTGATGCTGTGCTGGCGCGGTGGCTGGGATCAGGTCGGCAGCACATGGCGCGCGGGTTTGCTCGCGGGCGGGCTGTTCGGTGTGGAATTCCTGTTCATCGCCGAAGGCCTGAAGCTGACGTCGGCGGCGCACATGTCGGTGTTTCTCTATACCGCACCGGTGTTCACCGCGTTGGGCCTGCACTTCCGGCTACCCAGCGAGCAGCTGCGGTTTTTGCAGTGGCTGGGGATTTTGTTGGCATTTGGCGGCATAGCCATGGCGTTTGCTGGCGGCATGTCGTTCGAGGAAATGGATGGGCGCATGCTGCTGGGTGATGCCTTTGGCGTGATCGCCGGGCTGGCCTGGGGCGCTACTACAGTCGTGGTGCGCTGCTCGCGGCTGTCGGAAGCACCGGCTACCTTGACCTTGTTCTATCAGCTGGCGGTAGGTTTTGCAGGCCTGTTGCTGATTGCCTTGCTTAGCGGGCAGATCGGCGCTGTATCGCTGACACCCTTGGCGATGGGCAGTGTGCTGTTCCAGGGGGTTGTGGTGTCGTTCATCAGTTACCTGACCTGGTTCTGGTTGCTGCGCAAATACCTGGCGTCCAACCTGGCGGTGTTTTCGTTCATTACCCCGCTGTTCGGGGTTACCTTTGGGGTGCTGCTGCTGGATGAGCCGTTGAGCGTCAATTTCGTGATCGGCGCGCTGTTGGTGTTGCTGGGCGTGGTTCTGGTGAGTGCCGAGCCTTGGGTGAAGCAACAACTGCGCAAGCTGGTGGGTTGAAGGTTGCCTGTGCTGGCCCCATCGCCGCCAAGCCAGCTCCCACAGGAGTACATCAGGCCTTGAAGTGGTACGTATACCTGTGGGAGCTGGCTTGCCGGCGATAGGGCCCGTGCAGGCAAAATCAGCTGCTCAGGCTGTACGGGCTACTGCCTGGCAACCTTGAGTGCTCTGCCCACTGGTCATGACCAGCACGCCCGCCAGCCCCAGCCCCACCGCCGCCAGCATTAACGCCGGCTGCAGGCCGCCGCTGTAATGGCTACTGACCGCAGCCAACAACGGCCCGCTCAACTGCCCCAGGGCAAAGCACGCGGTCAGCAGCCCGGCATTGCGCTGTGTGGCATGCGGTGCCAGCTCCCGCGAGCCTTGCATCACCAGTTGCATGCAGGCCAGGAACGGCCCGCCACACAGCACCACTCCCAGCGCCAACCCGATACCCCCGCCCATCAGGCAGGCCAGCACGCCAAGCCCTTGCAACCACAAGGTGGCGGTGAGCCAGGTCGAGGTGCGGCCACCACGGCGCAGGCTCACCAGCATCACCCCCAGCGCTGCCGACAGGCCAAACGCCGGCCAGAACAGATCGGCCATCCACTGCCCGCGAAACTGCTGGTTGGCCATCTGTGAGAGGAAGGTGGCTGGCAGGATGTAACCCACGCCGTACAGCGCGTATACCAGCGCCAGGCGGCCAATGCCGACGCTGCGGGTCGGGCCCGGCTGCGAGGGCGATGAGGTTGGCGCAGCTTGTATAACGCGTGGCAACCAAGGCCGCACGGCCAGCAGCATCACCAGCGCG belongs to Pseudomonas putida NBRC 14164 and includes:
- a CDS encoding addiction module antidote protein, yielding MTETFSEFDPAAYLTTPEAIAQFMTDALETGDASYVAKAVGVVARAKGMSELAKETGLSREQLYRSFSEHGNPTLKSFLIVMKALEIDMTARPHLARG
- a CDS encoding MFS transporter, with protein sequence MSPLIQLLASAVALMMAMGIGRFALTPQLPQLIAEGQFDLTVAGLVAAANYLGYFIGAVDAMFARSPGQVRLRLHGGLWLCVLLTLASWAADGFWSHLLLRFGTGVASAWVLVMITSLSQQVANAHNHQRLGALVFAGPGLGIAVTGLLALVAHLAGLGSAALWLIYAVAALVMLLAVRPWLPRVIQAAPTSSPSQPGPTRSVGIGRLALVYALYGVGYILPATFLSQMANQQFRGQWMADLFWPAFGLSAALGVMLVSLRRGGRTSTWLTATLWLQGLGVLACLMGGGIGLALGVVLCGGPFLACMQLVMQGSRELAPHATQRNAGLLTACFALGQLSGPLLAAVSSHYSGGLQPALMLAAVGLGLAGVLVMTSGQSTQGCQAVARTA
- a CDS encoding DEAD/DEAH box helicase, with translation MQLNFPHLPEVTSVFSQFALHERLLKAVAELKFVEPTPVQAAAIPLALQGRDLRVTAQTGSGKTAAFVLPLLNRLVDLKGGRVEIRALILLPTRELAQQTLKQVELFSQFTYIKAGLVTGGEDFKEQAAMLRKVPDVLIGTPGRLLEQLNAGNLDLSHVQVLILDEADRMLDMGFAEDMERLCKECENREQTLLFSATTGGAALRDIIGKVLKDPEHLMLNSVSQLAEGTRQQIITADHDQHKEHIAQWLLANETFDKAIIFTNTRAMADRIYGHLVAKDVKAFVLHGEKDQKDRKLAIERFKQGSSKVLVATDVAARGLDIDGLDLVINFDMPRSGDEYVHRVGRTGRAGGEGLAISLITHNDWNLMSSIERYLKQQFERRVIKEVKGTYSGPKKVKASGKAVGAKKKKVDKKTGDKKAAAKRKPTAKPRANAPLASADGLAPLKKRKPSAE
- a CDS encoding type II toxin-antitoxin system RelE/ParE family toxin, with amino-acid sequence MKKIESSSFRHWVTGLRDLSARARIISRINRLMEGLPGDVSPVGHGVSELKIHYGPGYRVYFHQTGSTFVILLCGGDKSSQKRDIKVAHQILRSWRMQND
- a CDS encoding DMT family transporter yields the protein MSAVRKNPDAFAFQVMLGLCLIWGCQQVLIKTAAVDIAPVMQAALRNGIAAVLVALMLCWRGGWDQVGSTWRAGLLAGGLFGVEFLFIAEGLKLTSAAHMSVFLYTAPVFTALGLHFRLPSEQLRFLQWLGILLAFGGIAMAFAGGMSFEEMDGRMLLGDAFGVIAGLAWGATTVVVRCSRLSEAPATLTLFYQLAVGFAGLLLIALLSGQIGAVSLTPLAMGSVLFQGVVVSFISYLTWFWLLRKYLASNLAVFSFITPLFGVTFGVLLLDEPLSVNFVIGALLVLLGVVLVSAEPWVKQQLRKLVG